In one Haloplanus salinus genomic region, the following are encoded:
- a CDS encoding transcription initiation factor IIB family protein, with translation MYRARDRIDNEEWVTRLTRAADGLDLGSEARSNAVDIFCSNVPDEERSKPAVAAASLYAGALIAGEERAQGAVADAMDVTRLSVQNRWKALLEESGFRAPEW, from the coding sequence ATGTACCGGGCGCGTGACCGCATCGACAATGAGGAGTGGGTCACCCGACTCACCCGCGCCGCGGACGGCCTCGATTTGGGAAGCGAGGCGCGGTCCAACGCCGTCGATATCTTCTGCTCGAACGTCCCCGACGAGGAGCGATCGAAGCCCGCGGTGGCGGCCGCGAGCCTCTACGCCGGTGCGCTCATCGCCGGCGAGGAGCGAGCGCAGGGTGCCGTCGCGGACGCGATGGACGTGACGCGGTTGAGCGTGCAGAACCGCTGGAAGGCGTTGTTAGAGGAGTCGGGGTTCCGGGCACCGGAGTGGTAG
- a CDS encoding phosphopantetheine adenylyltransferase, translating to MTVALGGTFDPIHDGHRALFERAFELGDVTVGLTSDDLAPETRHEPRRVRPFEERRTALEAELRPLADAAGRAFEVRKLETPTGIATEPGFEAIVVSPDTLTGAERINELREDRGLDALQIELVDHVPAEDGDPISSTRIVRGEIDPHGNLRERTPETE from the coding sequence ATGACAGTCGCGCTCGGTGGAACGTTCGATCCGATTCACGACGGACACCGGGCGCTGTTCGAGCGTGCGTTCGAACTCGGCGACGTGACCGTCGGTCTCACGAGCGACGACCTGGCTCCCGAGACGCGCCACGAACCGCGGCGCGTCCGTCCCTTCGAGGAGCGGCGGACCGCCCTCGAAGCCGAACTCCGCCCCCTCGCGGACGCCGCGGGCCGCGCGTTCGAGGTGCGAAAACTGGAGACCCCCACCGGCATCGCGACCGAACCGGGGTTCGAGGCCATCGTCGTCTCGCCGGACACCCTCACCGGCGCCGAACGCATCAACGAACTCCGCGAGGACCGTGGGCTCGACGCCCTGCAGATCGAGCTCGTCGACCACGTGCCCGCGGAGGACGGCGACCCCATCTCCTCGACCCGGATCGTCCGCGGCGAAATCGATCCCCACGGCAACCTCAGGGAGCGGACGCCCGAGACGGAGTAG
- a CDS encoding helix-turn-helix domain-containing protein has translation MSDESASEEFDVDDPTEEDVSARDRLEAEADRAITEFDEGVVDLLAWVLDTETRARIYVYLRQQPNSTSDEVAGGTGLYPSTVREALAQLHEEGTVDRHKRESAGAGNNPYEYEAIAPSALVRGVVGQVQEQLNAVFNLDRELTDADADDVATEPVRITVDDDEE, from the coding sequence ATGTCTGACGAGAGCGCGTCGGAGGAGTTCGACGTCGACGACCCGACCGAGGAGGACGTATCGGCGCGCGACCGGCTGGAGGCCGAAGCCGACCGGGCAATCACCGAGTTCGACGAGGGCGTCGTCGACTTGCTCGCGTGGGTGCTCGATACGGAGACTCGCGCCCGGATCTACGTCTATCTCCGCCAGCAGCCGAACTCGACGAGCGACGAGGTGGCCGGGGGGACCGGTCTCTATCCCAGTACGGTCCGCGAGGCGCTGGCCCAGCTCCACGAGGAGGGAACCGTCGACCGGCACAAACGCGAGAGCGCCGGCGCCGGCAACAATCCGTACGAGTACGAAGCCATCGCCCCCAGCGCACTCGTTCGAGGCGTCGTCGGGCAGGTGCAGGAACAGCTGAACGCGGTGTTCAACCTCGACCGGGAGTTGACCGACGCGGACGCGGACGACGTGGCGACCGAACCGGTTCGGATCACCGTCGACGACGACGAGGAGTGA
- a CDS encoding glutamate--cysteine ligase — protein MELGSRDAFARMGTLGIEEEFYVVDEAGRPTAGIDDLIYGSEPPEPLADRLDHELFQFTIETQTPLIERPEDARAELARIRQALVDHATDHGYRVAAAGLHPSAKWRELDHATKPRYRAQLDRIQYPQHRNTTAGLHVHVGVDDADKATWIANRLRWYLPPILALSANSPFWNGFDTGLASARAKIFENLPNTGIPTAFEDFDAYRRFERRMVETGSINDRGELWYDVRPHTGHGTVEVRTPDAQADPDRVLAIVEYVHALVLDLADRYADGESPPELRRELLDENKWRAIRYGHDAEFVTRSGEDTASLGTVVDRECDRLGVDGIRDLYADPSGATTQRRIHDEDGHAALRESLLLTP, from the coding sequence ATGGAACTCGGCTCCCGGGACGCGTTCGCGCGGATGGGTACGCTCGGTATCGAAGAGGAGTTCTACGTCGTCGACGAGGCGGGACGCCCGACGGCCGGCATCGACGACCTGATCTACGGGAGCGAACCGCCCGAACCGCTGGCCGACCGCCTCGACCACGAACTGTTCCAGTTCACCATCGAGACGCAAACGCCGTTGATCGAGCGACCGGAGGACGCGCGCGCGGAACTGGCCCGGATTCGGCAGGCGCTGGTGGATCACGCGACGGACCACGGCTACCGAGTCGCGGCCGCCGGTCTCCATCCCTCGGCCAAGTGGCGAGAACTCGACCACGCGACGAAGCCCCGTTACCGCGCCCAGCTCGACCGTATCCAGTACCCACAACATCGGAACACGACCGCCGGGCTACACGTCCACGTCGGCGTCGACGACGCCGACAAGGCGACGTGGATCGCCAACCGTCTGCGGTGGTATCTGCCCCCCATTCTCGCGCTCTCGGCCAACTCCCCGTTCTGGAACGGCTTCGATACCGGCCTCGCCTCCGCCCGGGCGAAGATCTTCGAGAACCTGCCCAACACGGGGATTCCCACCGCGTTCGAGGACTTCGACGCCTACCGGCGCTTCGAGCGCCGGATGGTCGAGACGGGATCGATCAACGACCGGGGCGAACTCTGGTACGACGTCCGCCCACACACGGGCCACGGCACCGTCGAGGTGCGTACGCCGGACGCGCAGGCCGATCCCGACCGCGTCCTCGCCATCGTGGAGTACGTCCACGCCCTCGTCCTCGACCTGGCGGACCGCTACGCCGACGGGGAGTCGCCGCCCGAACTTCGCCGGGAACTCCTGGACGAGAACAAGTGGCGCGCCATACGCTACGGTCACGACGCCGAGTTCGTCACGCGCTCGGGCGAGGACACCGCGTCGCTCGGGACGGTCGTCGACCGGGAGTGCGACCGCCTCGGCGTCGACGGCATCCGCGACCTGTACGCCGACCCGAGCGGCGCCACGACACAGCGCCGGATTCACGACGAGGATGGCCACGCCGCCCTCCGCGAGTCGCTTCTGCTGACTCCCTGA
- a CDS encoding PadR family transcriptional regulator, giving the protein MHDLTGFQRDLLYVIAGLDEPHGLAIKEELEDYYESEIHHGRLYPNLDTLVEKGLIDKGQRDRRTNYYTLTRRGRRELEARREWEDQYVSDLIEGATPA; this is encoded by the coding sequence ATGCACGATCTGACCGGCTTCCAGCGAGATCTCCTGTACGTGATCGCCGGCCTCGACGAACCACACGGACTGGCGATCAAGGAGGAACTCGAAGACTACTACGAGAGCGAGATCCACCACGGGCGCCTGTACCCCAACCTCGACACGCTGGTCGAGAAAGGCCTCATCGACAAGGGGCAACGCGACCGGCGCACCAACTACTACACGCTGACGCGTCGCGGCCGGCGCGAACTCGAAGCGCGGCGGGAATGGGAGGACCAGTACGTCTCGGACCTGATCGAAGGGGCGACTCCGGCCTGA
- the tenA gene encoding thiaminase II codes for MAFTDDIRPTADELWEDIVAHPMVSRLGDGTLDTAPFEYWVRQDYVYLIDYARVFAHGAASAPTLDHMGTFAELLHETIDTEMDLHRAYAAEFGITEAELEATEPSPTTRAYTDFLVRTAATGSFGDLVAALLPCMWGFNETAIRLATDGMPDDERYAEWVRTYAGEEFSELTRWCKDLMDEVAADATASERDRYRDRFVTSARYEYRFWDAAWNEERWTVG; via the coding sequence ATGGCTTTCACGGACGACATTCGCCCGACCGCCGACGAGTTGTGGGAGGACATCGTCGCGCATCCGATGGTGTCGCGCTTGGGCGACGGGACACTCGACACGGCGCCGTTCGAGTACTGGGTCCGACAGGACTACGTCTACCTGATCGACTACGCGCGGGTGTTCGCTCACGGTGCGGCGTCGGCGCCGACGCTCGATCACATGGGAACGTTCGCGGAACTGCTCCACGAGACCATCGATACGGAGATGGACCTCCATCGCGCCTACGCCGCGGAGTTCGGAATCACCGAGGCCGAGTTGGAGGCGACAGAGCCATCCCCGACGACGCGGGCGTACACCGACTTCCTCGTGCGAACGGCGGCGACGGGGTCGTTCGGTGACCTCGTCGCCGCTCTGTTACCTTGCATGTGGGGGTTCAACGAGACGGCGATCCGACTGGCGACCGACGGGATGCCCGACGACGAGCGCTACGCGGAGTGGGTTCGGACCTACGCGGGCGAGGAGTTCTCCGAACTCACGCGGTGGTGTAAGGACCTGATGGACGAGGTGGCCGCCGACGCGACGGCGTCGGAGCGGGACCGATACCGCGACCGGTTCGTCACGTCCGCGCGGTACGAGTACCGCTTCTGGGACGCCGCGTGGAACGAGGAGAGGTGGACGGTCGGATGA
- a CDS encoding fibrillarin-like rRNA/tRNA 2'-O-methyltransferase has translation MSLPDGVERRPFDGHDRLATRGEPVYGEPTDGPWRLWDAGRSKLGATLELGLDTGLVGGESVLYLGAASGTTVSHVADFCGPTYAVEFAPRPARDLVDVAAGRPNLVPLLKDARTPETYAHVVESDIDVVVQDVATRGQARVAVRNRQFLREGGHLLAAIKARSEDVTREPAAVFEDVLDELRGAYRIVETARLDRFHDDHLAVVARPRTTD, from the coding sequence GTGAGCCTGCCGGACGGCGTCGAGCGCCGCCCGTTCGACGGTCACGACCGCCTCGCCACGCGGGGCGAGCCGGTGTACGGCGAACCGACCGACGGACCGTGGCGCCTCTGGGACGCCGGTCGGTCGAAGCTGGGGGCGACCCTCGAACTCGGTCTCGACACCGGGCTCGTGGGTGGCGAGTCGGTCCTCTATCTCGGCGCGGCCAGCGGGACGACGGTGAGCCACGTCGCCGACTTCTGCGGGCCGACCTACGCCGTCGAGTTCGCGCCCCGGCCGGCCCGTGACCTCGTGGACGTGGCCGCGGGCCGGCCGAACCTCGTCCCGCTGCTGAAGGACGCCCGAACCCCGGAGACGTACGCTCACGTCGTCGAGTCGGACATAGACGTCGTCGTGCAGGACGTAGCGACGCGCGGCCAGGCCCGCGTCGCCGTGCGAAATCGTCAGTTCCTCCGGGAGGGCGGCCACCTCCTCGCGGCGATCAAAGCCCGGAGCGAAGACGTCACCCGAGAGCCCGCCGCCGTCTTCGAGGATGTCCTCGATGAGTTGCGCGGGGCGTACCGGATCGTCGAGACGGCGCGGCTGGACCGCTTCCACGACGACCACTTAGCCGTCGTCGCCCGACCCCGCACGACCGACTGA
- a CDS encoding NOP5/NOP56 family protein encodes MTDASADAGWFRGLDPGDEDAVRNAIEHGSADAPADWPALAVAAGFADDADDYYDALHDATVNATREAVRERERADDQQLKYSVRAMDDADRTANELAERVAEWAGALFDDAGTGVGGAREVAARDPATAAEERVVSLATRVADLADEAADCRAFVERTAPAVAPNLSRMAGPTLAARLIALAGGLGELAKKPSGTVQVLGAEDALFAHLAGRAPSPKHGVIYTHDYVRNTRPEDRGSAARALAGKLVIAARIDHYAGDLREGIHEELDERMATIRARADP; translated from the coding sequence ATGACCGACGCCTCTGCGGACGCCGGCTGGTTTCGGGGACTGGACCCCGGGGACGAGGACGCGGTACGGAACGCCATCGAGCACGGCAGCGCGGACGCACCGGCCGACTGGCCCGCACTCGCCGTCGCCGCCGGCTTCGCCGACGACGCGGACGACTACTACGACGCGCTCCACGACGCCACGGTGAACGCGACTCGGGAAGCGGTCCGCGAGCGAGAAAGGGCAGACGACCAACAGCTAAAGTATAGTGTTCGGGCTATGGACGACGCCGACCGGACGGCCAACGAGTTGGCCGAACGCGTCGCCGAGTGGGCGGGCGCGCTGTTCGACGACGCGGGGACGGGCGTCGGCGGCGCGCGCGAGGTGGCCGCACGCGACCCCGCGACGGCCGCCGAGGAGCGCGTCGTCTCGCTGGCGACGCGGGTCGCCGACCTCGCGGACGAGGCGGCCGACTGTCGGGCGTTCGTCGAGCGGACGGCACCGGCCGTCGCCCCCAACCTCAGCCGGATGGCGGGGCCGACCCTCGCCGCGCGTCTGATCGCCCTCGCCGGCGGCCTCGGTGAGTTGGCGAAGAAACCCTCCGGGACGGTGCAGGTCCTCGGCGCGGAGGACGCGCTCTTCGCCCACCTCGCCGGGCGCGCGCCGTCGCCGAAACACGGCGTCATCTACACCCACGACTACGTGCGCAACACCCGGCCCGAGGATCGGGGATCGGCCGCCCGCGCGCTGGCCGGCAAACTCGTCATCGCGGCGCGGATCGACCACTACGCCGGTGACCTCCGGGAGGGGATTCACGAGGAACTCGACGAGCGGATGGCGACCATCCGCGCGAGGGCCGACCCGTGA
- a CDS encoding cobyric acid synthase produces the protein MTRTILVAGTASHVGKSTVVAGLCRHLADRGVDVAPFKGQNMSNNARAVLAVDGDAEWGEIGVSQYVQARAARVTPTTEMNPVLLKPRGNGESQLVVHGEAVGNVEAGDYYESHWERARDAAADAYRRLAETHDVIVAEGAGSVAEPNLRHRDIANVETARFADADVLLVADIERGGAFASVVGTLELAPDDVGERVVGVVITKFRGDRSLLAPAIETVEDRTGVPVVGVLPYADPGLPAEDSVSLPDGVRGDDDGVADERTVTVGVPRLPRISNATDLEPLARVPGVRVAYLALSASLDGVDAVVVPGTKNTVDDLLALRDAGFDAALAAFDGPVVGICGGYQLLGDRIENAHVEGAGDRRVVDGVGRLPVTTTFSTDKRVEAVTREVSGEGPLAGASGTVSGYEIHMGDTRALAPVGRPVGPESAAVGHSLGTYLHGLFENRTIREAFVDAVYDAAGRTRPERDGDRRTPYDAAAALVRDHVDASVIDLG, from the coding sequence ATGACCCGGACCATCCTCGTCGCCGGCACCGCCAGCCACGTCGGGAAGAGCACGGTCGTGGCCGGGCTCTGCCGCCACCTCGCCGACCGGGGCGTCGACGTCGCCCCGTTCAAAGGGCAGAACATGAGCAACAACGCCCGTGCCGTCCTCGCCGTCGACGGTGACGCCGAGTGGGGTGAAATCGGCGTCTCGCAGTACGTGCAGGCACGGGCGGCGCGCGTGACGCCGACGACGGAGATGAATCCCGTGCTGCTCAAACCCCGTGGGAACGGCGAGAGCCAACTCGTCGTCCACGGTGAAGCGGTCGGTAACGTCGAGGCGGGCGACTACTACGAGAGCCACTGGGAACGCGCCCGCGACGCCGCCGCGGACGCCTACCGCCGGCTCGCCGAGACACACGACGTGATCGTCGCCGAGGGCGCGGGGAGCGTGGCGGAACCGAACCTCCGACACCGCGACATAGCGAACGTCGAGACGGCACGGTTCGCCGACGCGGACGTCCTCCTCGTCGCCGACATCGAACGCGGCGGTGCGTTCGCCAGCGTCGTCGGCACCCTAGAACTCGCCCCCGACGACGTCGGAGAGCGGGTGGTCGGCGTCGTCATCACGAAGTTCCGCGGCGACCGGTCGCTGCTCGCTCCGGCCATCGAGACGGTCGAGGATCGGACGGGCGTCCCCGTCGTCGGCGTCCTCCCGTACGCCGATCCCGGCCTCCCGGCGGAGGACAGCGTCTCGCTCCCCGACGGCGTCCGCGGCGACGACGACGGCGTGGCCGACGAGCGAACCGTCACCGTCGGCGTCCCGCGCCTCCCGCGAATCTCCAACGCCACCGACCTCGAACCGCTGGCCCGGGTCCCGGGCGTCCGCGTCGCGTATCTGGCCCTCTCGGCGTCGCTCGACGGCGTCGACGCAGTCGTCGTCCCGGGTACAAAGAATACGGTCGACGACCTGCTCGCGCTCCGCGACGCCGGCTTCGACGCGGCACTCGCCGCGTTCGACGGCCCGGTCGTCGGAATCTGTGGCGGCTACCAGCTGCTCGGCGACCGCATCGAAAACGCCCACGTCGAGGGAGCCGGGGATCGGCGGGTCGTCGACGGCGTCGGACGGCTGCCCGTGACGACGACGTTCTCGACCGACAAGCGCGTGGAAGCGGTGACCCGGGAGGTGTCGGGCGAGGGGCCGCTCGCCGGCGCGAGCGGGACCGTTTCGGGTTACGAGATTCACATGGGCGACACCCGCGCGCTGGCCCCCGTCGGTCGGCCGGTCGGCCCCGAGAGCGCCGCGGTCGGACACTCCCTCGGCACGTACCTCCACGGCCTCTTCGAGAACCGAACGATCCGCGAGGCGTTCGTCGACGCCGTCTACGACGCGGCCGGTCGGACGCGACCCGAACGGGACGGCGACCGACGGACGCCCTACGACGCGGCGGCGGCGCTCGTTCGGGACCACGTGGACGCGTCCGTGATCGACCTCGGGTAA
- a CDS encoding cobyrinic acid a,c-diamide synthase, producing MKGVVVAGTRSGVGKTVATLAVARALQSRGHDVQPAKAGPDFIDPSHHAAVAGTPSRTLDLWLEGRDGLRRNYYRGDGDVCVVEGVMGLYDGDCSSTAMVADALDLPVVLVVDAKAGMESVAATAHGFREYATHAGRDIDVAGVLAQRAHGGRHERGIRDALPDGFDYVGRVPPRSELEIPDRHLGLHMGDEAPLDPATLDEAAESIRAGRLLDAARAPPRPAAETVGDPTGARVAVARDAAFAFVYPATMDRLHERATVATFSPLAGDDLPPCDAVYLPGGYPELHAATLEDAPALDAIAARAAEGTPVVGECGGLMALAESLTTTDGETHGMAGVLPADVRMHDRYRALDHVELRARREVPTAAADDRLRGHEFHYSSADVDVDADADARFAFDVVRGDGIDGERDGLSEYRTLGTYCHCHAESGAFDTFVERAVE from the coding sequence ATGAAGGGGGTCGTCGTCGCCGGCACTCGGTCGGGCGTCGGAAAGACGGTGGCGACGCTGGCCGTCGCCCGCGCCCTGCAGAGTCGGGGCCACGACGTTCAGCCCGCGAAGGCCGGCCCCGACTTCATCGATCCGAGCCACCACGCGGCCGTCGCGGGGACGCCGTCGCGGACCCTCGACCTGTGGCTCGAAGGCCGGGACGGTCTACGGCGCAACTACTACCGCGGCGACGGCGACGTCTGCGTCGTCGAGGGGGTGATGGGGCTGTACGACGGCGACTGCTCCAGCACCGCGATGGTCGCCGACGCACTCGATCTGCCGGTGGTGCTCGTCGTCGACGCGAAGGCCGGTATGGAGAGCGTCGCCGCGACGGCCCACGGCTTCCGCGAGTACGCCACCCACGCCGGACGGGACATCGACGTCGCCGGCGTCCTCGCTCAGCGGGCACACGGCGGTCGCCACGAGCGAGGGATTCGCGACGCCTTGCCCGACGGATTCGACTACGTCGGCCGGGTGCCGCCGCGCTCGGAACTGGAGATTCCGGATCGACATCTCGGGCTCCACATGGGGGACGAGGCACCGCTCGACCCGGCGACGCTGGACGAGGCGGCCGAGTCGATCCGTGCGGGCCGCCTGCTCGACGCCGCGCGGGCGCCGCCGCGTCCCGCGGCCGAGACGGTCGGCGACCCGACCGGCGCGCGCGTCGCCGTCGCCCGCGACGCCGCCTTCGCGTTCGTCTACCCGGCGACGATGGACCGACTCCACGAGCGCGCGACGGTGGCCACGTTCTCGCCGCTCGCCGGCGACGACCTCCCGCCGTGCGACGCCGTCTACCTCCCGGGTGGCTACCCCGAACTGCACGCGGCGACGCTCGAAGACGCCCCGGCGCTGGACGCTATCGCCGCCCGCGCCGCCGAAGGGACTCCCGTCGTCGGCGAGTGTGGCGGGTTGATGGCGCTCGCCGAGTCGCTGACGACGACGGACGGGGAGACGCACGGGATGGCGGGTGTTCTGCCCGCGGACGTCCGTATGCACGACCGATATCGGGCGCTCGACCACGTCGAACTGCGGGCGCGGCGGGAGGTGCCGACGGCGGCGGCGGACGACCGACTGCGCGGCCACGAGTTCCACTACTCGAGCGCCGACGTCGACGTCGACGCCGACGCCGACGCTCGGTTCGCGTTCGACGTGGTCCGGGGCGACGGTATCGACGGCGAGCGGGACGGTCTCTCCGAATATCGGACGCTCGGCACGTACTGTCATTGCCACGCCGAGAGCGGCGCTTTCGACACGTTCGTCGAGCGGGCGGTAGAATGA
- the cobA gene encoding uroporphyrinogen-III C-methyltransferase has product MPERARAASGTVYLVGAGPGDPDLLTVRAHRLLETADVVFHDALTRETLVDRIPRSVDAVDVRKRAERRTPQSEINALLVERASDGDAVVRLKGDDRFVFGRGGEEAKHLAERGVAFEVVPGVSSVIAAPGLAGIPLTHRGISSRFTVITGHETPEKDGRSLDWAAIADEIAGGATLVVLTGDPNHSGHQFLGKVERAVEAPVTVVPGISSLQMAASRARTPMEDAAVVTLHRSGDLGPALDHLADAAGDRHLLVLPRPFDWMPGDVAELLVDSGADPALDALVLERLTHPDERVTRTSLGDLRESAGGSDRGSTPYSDLSVLVERAGGE; this is encoded by the coding sequence GTGCCCGAACGGGCGCGGGCGGCGAGCGGAACGGTGTATCTAGTCGGCGCGGGGCCGGGTGATCCCGACCTGTTGACGGTGCGGGCGCACCGGTTGCTGGAGACGGCCGACGTGGTGTTCCACGACGCACTGACGCGCGAGACGCTCGTCGACCGTATCCCTCGGTCGGTCGACGCCGTCGACGTGCGGAAACGCGCCGAACGTCGAACCCCTCAGTCGGAGATCAACGCCTTGCTGGTCGAACGTGCCTCGGACGGCGACGCAGTCGTCCGGTTGAAGGGTGACGACCGGTTCGTCTTCGGGCGCGGCGGCGAGGAAGCGAAGCATCTCGCGGAACGCGGCGTCGCCTTCGAAGTCGTCCCCGGCGTCTCCAGCGTCATCGCGGCCCCCGGCTTGGCTGGCATCCCGCTCACACACCGGGGTATCTCCTCGCGTTTCACCGTCATCACGGGCCACGAGACGCCGGAGAAGGACGGGCGCTCGCTCGACTGGGCCGCCATCGCCGACGAGATAGCGGGCGGGGCGACGCTCGTCGTCCTGACGGGCGATCCGAACCACTCGGGCCACCAGTTCCTCGGCAAGGTCGAGCGGGCGGTGGAAGCCCCGGTGACGGTCGTCCCCGGTATCTCGTCGCTCCAGATGGCCGCGAGTCGAGCGCGGACGCCGATGGAGGACGCGGCAGTCGTCACGCTCCACCGGAGCGGCGACCTCGGCCCGGCTCTCGACCACCTCGCCGACGCCGCCGGCGACCGGCACCTGCTCGTCCTTCCGCGCCCGTTCGACTGGATGCCCGGCGACGTCGCCGAACTGCTCGTCGATTCCGGCGCCGATCCGGCCCTCGACGCCCTCGTCCTCGAACGGCTGACGCATCCGGACGAACGCGTGACGCGGACGAGCCTCGGCGACCTGCGCGAATCGGCCGGCGGCTCGGACCGCGGGTCGACGCCGTACTCCGACCTCTCGGTCCTCGTGGAGCGCGCGGGGGGCGAATGA
- a CDS encoding CbtB domain-containing protein has translation MQTSATTTSVHGRIDRVRSAPTPAQLATGLLFAVALGVTLLFVQGPLVHDSLHTVRHTAGIACH, from the coding sequence TTGCAAACGTCCGCCACGACTACCTCCGTTCACGGTCGAATCGACCGCGTCAGATCGGCACCCACGCCGGCACAGCTAGCCACCGGGCTACTCTTCGCCGTCGCACTGGGCGTCACCCTCCTGTTCGTGCAGGGCCCGCTCGTCCACGACTCGCTGCACACCGTCCGCCACACCGCCGGCATCGCCTGTCACTGA
- a CDS encoding CbtA family protein has protein sequence MGDLLGGAVFGVAFYLLEPVVPGSGATKSYVLGAADIVTVSGVPWLVLPPAPPGVGGSLPTATRLALYGASMAAGGLTRLLSGGIYDRVRASNGRVIATVAALVPHRSRRSWRSRHRRTPLGGRSRRRSVALDVLDPGA, from the coding sequence GTGGGGGATCTTCTCGGTGGCGCCGTCTTCGGCGTCGCGTTCTACCTCCTCGAACCCGTCGTACCGGGAAGCGGCGCCACGAAGAGCTACGTCCTCGGAGCGGCCGACATCGTCACCGTCTCGGGCGTACCGTGGCTCGTCCTCCCGCCCGCTCCGCCGGGCGTCGGGGGATCGCTTCCGACCGCGACTCGCCTCGCCCTGTACGGCGCTTCGATGGCTGCTGGGGGGCTCACCCGCCTGTTGTCCGGCGGGATCTACGATCGCGTCCGCGCGTCGAACGGCCGCGTGATCGCCACCGTGGCCGCCCTCGTTCCCCATCGCTCGCGGCGCTCGTGGCGCTCGCGGCACCGACGAACGCCGCTCGGAGGACGCTCCCGCCGACGATCCGTCGCCCTCGACGTGCTCGACCCGGGCGCGTGA